A single genomic interval of Pyrus communis chromosome 5, drPyrComm1.1, whole genome shotgun sequence harbors:
- the LOC137735132 gene encoding glycerol-3-phosphate dehydrogenase SDP6, mitochondrial-like isoform X2: MATAMRLRRLGAAACVATAASGAFLLQPSFSASDRGNGPSSLGAVRQRISDPNAVVPSRAAQEAALISASASNPLDILVIGGGATGSGVALDAVTRGLRVGLVEREDFSSGTSSRSTKLIHGGVRYLEKAVFNLDYGQLKLVFHALEERKQVIENAPHLCHALPCMTPCFDWFEVVYYWMGLKMYDLVAGLRLLHVSRYYSAQESVELFPTLARKGNNKSLKGTVVYYDGQMNDARLNVGLACTAAVAGAAVLNHAEVVALLKDEASNRTIGARIRDNLSGKEFDTYAKVVVNAAGPFCDSLRKMADQDAKPMICPSSGVHIVLPDYYSPEGMGLIVPKTKDGRVVFMLPWLGRTIAGTTDSNTSITLLPEPHEDEIQFILDAICDYLNVKVRRTDVLSAWSGIRPLATDPSAKSTESISRDHVVCEDYPGLVTITGGKWTTYRGMAEDAVNAAIKSGNLTPENGCLTSKLHIVGGDGWDPASFTVIAQQYVRMKNSHGKVVPAVMDTAAAKHLSHAYGTFAEQVAAIAQNENLGKRLAHGYPFLEAEVAYCARNEYCESAIDFIARRSRLAFLDTDAASKALPRVIEILATEHKWDNSRQKYELEKAKEFLETFKSSKNAQFHDGKHV; this comes from the exons atGGCCACCGCCATGCGCCTGCGTCGGCTCGGAGCTGCCGCCTGCGTCGCCACCGCGGCAAGCGGCGCCTTTCTCCTCCAGCCTTCCTTCTCCGCCAGCGACCGTGGCAATGGACCCTCCTCCCTCGGCGCCGTTCGCCAGAGGATCAGCGACCCGAACGCTGTGGTTCCGTCTAGAGCGGCTCAGGAGGCCGCTCTGATTAGCGCGAGCGCTTCCAACCCGCTCGACATTCTCGTCATCGGCGGTGGCGCTACCGGAAGTGGCGTCGCTCTTGACGCCGTCACCAGAGGCCTCCGCGTCGGCCTCGTCGAGCGCGAGGACTTCTCTTCTGGAACGTCGTCGCGGTCCACCAAGCTAATTCATGGAG GTGTTCGGTACTTGGAGAAAGCCGTGTTTAATCTTGACTATGGACAGCTGAAGTTGGTATTCCATGCGCTTGAGGAGCGTAAACAGGTTATTGAGAATGCACCACACCTCTGTCATGCTTTGCCATGCATGACACCGTGTTTTGACTGGTTTGAGGTAGTGTACTACTGGATGGGCTTGAAAATGTACGATTTGGTGGCAGGACTACGACTCTTACATGTGTCCAGATATTATTCGGCACAAGAATCCGTTGAGTTGTTCCCCACCCTTGCCAGGAAGGGTAACAATAAAAGCTTGAAGGGCACTGTGGTGTATTATGATGGGCAGATGAATGACGCACGTCTTAATGTTGGATTGGCGTGCACTGCTGCCGTAGCTGGTGCAGCAGTGCTTAACCATGCAGAAGTGGTTGCTTTGTTGAAGGATGAGGCTAGCAATCGGACAATTGGTGCAAGAATCCGAGACAACTTATCAG GGAAAGAGTTTGATACATATGCAAAAGTCGTCGTGAATGCTGCCGGTCCATTTTGTGACTCTTTAAGGAAGATGGCAGATCAAGATGCAAAACCAATGATATGCCCAAGCAGCGGTGTACATATCGTACTTCCTGACTATTACTCTCCGGAGGGTATGGGTTTGATTGTTCCTAAAACTAAGGATGGACGTGTTGTTTTCATGCTTCCATGGTTGGGACGAACAATTGCTGGCACCACAGATTCCAACACTTCTATTACTCTTCTTCCTGAACCACATGAGGATGAGATTCAGTTCATACTGGATGCCATTTGTGATTACCTTAATGTCAAG GTACGCCGCACGGACGTTCTCTCCGCGTGGAGTGGTATTCGGCCATTGGCAACGGATCCATCTGCGAAAAGCACTGAGAGCATCTCCAGAGATCATGTTGTATGTGAAGATTATCCTGGTTTGGTAACAATCACGGGCGGCAAGTGGACTACTTACCGTGG CATGGCAGAAGATGCGGTTAATGCAGCAATAAAGTCTGGAAATCTGACCCCAGAAAATGGATGTTTGACGTCCAAGCTGCATATTGTCGGTGGAGACGGATGGGACCCTGCATCTTTTACAGTTATAGCTCAACAATATGTGCGCATGAAGAACAGCCATGGTAAAGTTGTTCCTGCAGTGATGGACACTGCTGCAGCAAAGCATCTGTCCCATGCATATGGTACTTTTGCTGAACAAGTTGCTGCCATTGCTCAG aacGAAAATCTGGGGAAGAGGCTTGCCCATGGATACCCCTTTCTAGAGGCTGAGGTTGCCTACTGTGCTCGAAATGAGTACTGTGAATCTGCCATTGATTTCATTGCTAGGAGATCTCGGCTTGCTTTCCTTGACACTGATGCGGCAAGCAAGGCATTGCCACGTGTGATTGAAATTTTAGCAACTGAACACAAGTGGGACAATTCTAGGCAGAAGTACGAGTTAGAGAAAGCCAAGGAATTTTTGGaaactttcaaatcttcaaaAAATGCTCAGTTCCATGATGGGAAACACGTTTAG
- the LOC137735132 gene encoding glycerol-3-phosphate dehydrogenase SDP6, mitochondrial-like isoform X1, which produces MATAMRLRRLGAAACVATAASGAFLLQPSFSASDRGNGPSSLGAVRQRISDPNAVVPSRAAQEAALISASASNPLDILVIGGGATGSGVALDAVTRGLRVGLVEREDFSSGTSSRSTKLIHGGVRYLEKAVFNLDYGQLKLVFHALEERKQVIENAPHLCHALPCMTPCFDWFEVVYYWMGLKMYDLVAGLRLLHVSRYYSAQESVELFPTLARKGNNKSLKGTVVYYDGQMNDARLNVGLACTAAVAGAAVLNHAEVVALLKDEASNRTIGARIRDNLSGKEFDTYAKVVVNAAGPFCDSLRKMADQDAKPMICPSSGVHIVLPDYYSPEGMGLIVPKTKDGRVVFMLPWLGRTIAGTTDSNTSITLLPEPHEDEIQFILDAICDYLNVKVRRTDVLSAWSGIRPLATDPSAKSTESISRDHVVCEDYPGLVTITGGKWTTYRGMAEDAVNAAIKSGNLTPENGCLTSKLHIVGGDGWDPASFTVIAQQYVRMKNSHGKVVPAVMDTAAAKHLSHAYGTFAEQVAAIAQNENLGKRLAHGYPFLEAEVAYCARNEYCESAIDFIARRSRLAFLDTDAASKALPRVIEILATEHKWDNSRQKYELEKAKEFLETFKSSKNAQFHDGKHV; this is translated from the exons atGGCCACCGCCATGCGCCTGCGTCGGCTCGGAGCTGCCGCCTGCGTCGCCACCGCGGCAAGCGGCGCCTTTCTCCTCCAGCCTTCCTTCTCCGCCAGCGACCGTGGCAATGGACCCTCCTCCCTCGGCGCCGTTCGCCAGAGGATCAGCGACCCGAACGCTGTGGTTCCGTCTAGAGCGGCTCAGGAGGCCGCTCTGATTAGCGCGAGCGCTTCCAACCCGCTCGACATTCTCGTCATCGGCGGTGGCGCTACCGGAAGTGGCGTCGCTCTTGACGCCGTCACCAGAGGCCTCCGCGTCGGCCTCGTCGAGCGCGAGGACTTCTCTTCTGGAACGTCGTCGCGGTCCACCAAGCTAATTCATGGAG GTGTTCGGTACTTGGAGAAAGCCGTGTTTAATCTTGACTATGGACAGCTGAAGTTGGTATTCCATGCGCTTGAGGAGCGTAAACAGGTTATTGAGAATGCACCACACCTCTGTCATGCTTTGCCATGCATGACACCGTGTTTTGACTGGTTTGAGGTAGTGTACTACTGGATGGGCTTGAAAATGTACGATTTGGTGGCAGGACTACGACTCTTACATGTGTCCAGATATTATTCGGCACAAGAATCCGTTGAGTTGTTCCCCACCCTTGCCAGGAAGGGTAACAATAAAAGCTTGAAGGGCACTGTGGTGTATTATGATGGGCAGATGAATGACGCACGTCTTAATGTTGGATTGGCGTGCACTGCTGCCGTAGCTGGTGCAGCAGTGCTTAACCATGCAGAAGTGGTTGCTTTGTTGAAGGATGAGGCTAGCAATCGGACAATTGGTGCAAGAATCCGAGACAACTTATCAG GGAAAGAGTTTGATACATATGCAAAAGTCGTCGTGAATGCTGCCGGTCCATTTTGTGACTCTTTAAGGAAGATGGCAGATCAAGATGCAAAACCAATGATATGCCCAAGCAGCGGTGTACATATCGTACTTCCTGACTATTACTCTCCGGAGGGTATGGGTTTGATTGTTCCTAAAACTAAGGATGGACGTGTTGTTTTCATGCTTCCATGGTTGGGACGAACAATTGCTGGCACCACAGATTCCAACACTTCTATTACTCTTCTTCCTGAACCACATGAGGATGAGATTCAGTTCATACTGGATGCCATTTGTGATTACCTTAATGTCAAG GTACGCCGCACGGACGTTCTCTCCGCGTGGAGTGGTATTCGGCCATTGGCAACGGATCCATCTGCGAAAAGCACTGAGAGCATCTCCAGAGATCATGTTGTATGTGAAGATTATCCTGGTTTGGTAACAATCACGGGCGGCAAGTGGACTACTTACCGTGG CATGGCAGAAGATGCGGTTAATGCAGCAATAAAGTCTGGAAATCTGACCCCAGAAAATGGATGTTTGACGTCCAAGCTGCATATTGTCGGTGGAGACGGATGGGACCCTGCATCTTTTACAGTTATAGCTCAACAATATGTGCGCATGAAGAACAGCCATGGTAAAGTTGTTCCTGCAGTGATGGACACTGCTGCAGCAAAGCATCTGTCCCATGCATATGGTACTTTTGCTGAACAAGTTGCTGCCATTGCTCAG aacGAAAATCTGGGGAAGAGGCTTGCCCATGGATACCCCTTTCTAGAGGCTGAGGTTGCCTACTGTGCTCGAAATGAGTACTGTGAATCTGCCATTGATTTCATTGCTAGGAGATCTCGGCTTGCTTTCCTTGACACTGATGCGGCAAGCAAGGCATTGCCACGTGTGATTGAAATTTTAGCAACTGAACACAAGTGGGACAATTCTAGGCAGAAGTACGAGTTAGAGAAAGCCAAGGAATTTTTGGaaactttcaaatcttcaaaAAATGCTCAGTTCCATGATGGGAAACACGTTTA G
- the LOC137735496 gene encoding LOW QUALITY PROTEIN: vacuolar protein-sorting-associated protein 33 homolog (The sequence of the model RefSeq protein was modified relative to this genomic sequence to represent the inferred CDS: deleted 1 base in 1 codon; substituted 1 base at 1 genomic stop codon), producing MAQIPNLDNAPINLTSLREQSQRELVNILKNIRGKKCLVIHQKLSGSLSSIIQTSILKEHGIELRHLSADPIQTECSKLVYLVRSELTLMTLISLHIHNDTSKGLQREYYVYFVPRRAVGCEKILEEEKVHHLLTIGEYPLYIVPLDEDVLSFELDLSCKECLVDGDTSSLWHIANAIHKLEFSFGVIPNVRAKGKGSVRVADILNRMQAEEPVNSPDMVVPEINSLILLDREVDLVTPMCSQLTYEGLLDEFLHINNGAVELDASFMGAAQQEGKKMTVPLNSSDKLFKELRDLNFEVVGQILRQKAQSMKQDYTDVTSNNQTVSELKDFVKKLNPLPEMARHINLAQHLSTFTSKASFLGQLDMEHTIIEGQSYDICFEHIEEMIHKQEPLVNVLRVLILFSITNSGLPKKHFHYLRRELLHSYGFEHMVTLNNVEKAGLLKKQETKSNWLTVKRALQLVVEDTDTANPNDISYVFSGYAPLSIRLIQHAVRSGWRPXSIEEILRLLPGPHSEIKRVSTFLEQPSLDTLQGHSANVDKVSDGRRSLVLVVFVGGATFAEISALRFLSAQEGMAYDLIIGTTKIATGRSLIETFVGS from the exons ATGGCTCAGATTCCCAACTTAGACAATGCTCCGATCAATCTCACATCCCTCAG GGAACAGTCTCAGAGGGAGCTCGTAAACATCCTCAAGAAT ATTCGAGGAAAGAAGTGTTTGGTCATTCATCAGAAGCTCAGCGGCTCTCTCTCGTCGATCATCCAGACTTCGATCCTCAAA GAACATGGAATTGAGTTGCGGCATCTTTCAGCTGATCCCATTCAAACCGAGTGTTCCAAGCTTGTTTACCTTGTCCGTTCAGAGCTTACGTTGATGACATTAATTAGTTTGCATATTCATAATGATACGTCAAAAGGACTGCAGAGAGAATACTATGTTTATTTTGTCCCTCGCCGTGCAGTTGGGTGTGAGAAG ATCCTTGAAGAGGAAAAGGTCCATCACTTGTTGACTATAGGAGAGTATCCGTTATACATTGTTCCTTTGGACGAGGatgttttgtcatttgaacttGATCTTTCTTGCAAG GAATGCCTAGTTGATGGTGATACGAGCTCTCTTTGGCATATTGCAAACGCGATTCACAAGCTTGAG tttTCTTTTGGGGTGATACCAAATGTGAGGGCTAAAGGCAAAGGATCAGTGCGTGTGGCTGACATTCTAAACCGTATGCAAGCTGAGGAACCGGTTAACTCACCTGAT ATGGTTGTGCCTGAGATAAATTCTCTCATCCTTTTAGATAGGGAG GTGGACTTGGTAACTCCCATGTGTTCTCAATTAACATATGAAGGGCTTCTTGATGAG TTTCTGCATATCAACAATGGTGCTGTCGAGCTAGATGCATCTTTCATGGGGGCGGCCCAACAAGAGGGAAAGAAGATGACAGTTCCACTTAattcaag TGACAAGCTGTTTAAAGAGTTACGGGATCTCAACTTTGAAGTTGTTGGCCAG ATTCTACGTCAAAAAGCACAATCAATGAAGCAGGACTACACCGATGTGACTAGCAAT AACCAGACAGTTTCTGAATTGAAGGACTTTGTAAAAAAACTGAACCCGTTGCCAGAAATGGCT AGGCACATAAATCTTGCTCAGCATCTGTCAACGTTTACGTCAAAGGCATCATTTCTCGGACAACTTGACATGGAACACACAATTATTGAGGGTCAAAGTTATGACAT ATGCTTTGAGCATATTGAAGAAATGATCCATAAGCAGGAGCCTCTTGTGAACGTCCTACGTGTTCTCATATTGTTTTCTATTACAAATTCTGGGTTACCCAAAAAGCATTTCCACTATTTAAG GAGAGAACTACTCCATAGTTATGGATTCGAGCACATGGTTACACTGAATAATGTAGAGAAAGCTGGATTGCTTAAAAAACag GAGACGAAAAGCAACTGGCTGACAGTTAAACGTGCCCTGCAACTTGTAGTTGAGGACACTGACACTGCAaa TCCCAATGATATTTCTTATGTGTTTTCTGGATACGCACCTCTTAGCATTCGCCTCATCCAGCATGCTGTTCGATCTGGATG GCGTCCT TAATCTATTGAAGAGATTCTGAGGCTTTTACCTGGACCACATTCAGAAATAAAGAGAGTTAGTACATTTCTTGA GCAGCCATCGTTAGACACTTTGCAGGGGCATTCGGCCAATGTAGACAA GGTGTCTGATGGAAGGCGTTCTCTAGTACTTGTTGTCTTCGTTGGAGGTGCAACGTTTGCGGAGATCTCTGCTCTTCGATTTCTCAGTGCTCAG GAAGGGATGGCatatgatttgataattgggaCCACGAAAATCGCCACCGGCCGTAGCTTGATTGAAACATTTGTGGGAAGTTAG